In one Methylocaldum szegediense genomic region, the following are encoded:
- a CDS encoding glutaredoxin family protein has product MQLILYGTSGCHLCEDAEIMLSKVIQARRDNVSFEIVDIAGQHKLEDRYGIRIPVLHDATSGAELDWPFDEERLMEFLHSLS; this is encoded by the coding sequence ATGCAACTGATTCTCTACGGTACCTCCGGTTGCCATTTGTGCGAGGACGCCGAAATTATGCTGTCTAAGGTAATTCAAGCGCGGCGTGACAACGTTTCCTTCGAGATCGTGGACATCGCCGGACAGCACAAATTGGAAGACCGCTACGGGATAAGGATTCCGGTCCTGCACGATGCCACTTCGGGCGCCGAACTCGACTGGCCTTTCGACGAAGAACGGCTCATGGAATTTCTTCACAGCTTGTCCTAA
- a CDS encoding class II fumarate hydratase, with product MNENAFRIEKDSMGELQVPAAALYAAQTQRAVENFPISGLKMPPAFIAAVALIKRCAARVNKNLGLLDASMAEAIEQAAQDIIDGRHADQFPVDVFQTGSGTSTNMNVNEVIATLASRSCGRSVSANDHVNMGQSSNDVIPAAIHVSAALAVNVRLIPALEHLQAAIAYKAQSLKDVVKTGRTHLMDAMPITLGQELSAWALQVQNGVERLRAALPRIYKLALGGTAVGTGINAHPEFAARIAEALADATGLPFAPNDSFFESLSCQDAAVELSGQLKTIAVSLMKIANDLRWMNSGPLAGLGEIELPALQPGSSIMPGKVNPVIPEAACMVAAQVIGNDATITVAGQSGSFQLNVMLPVIAYNLLQSIDLLANVSHQLADKAIADFVVREDNLKKALALNPILVTALNPVIGYLKAAEIAKVAYRQQRPIIDVATEMTGIPRAELEVLLDPAKLAKGGIQG from the coding sequence ATGAACGAAAACGCTTTCCGCATCGAAAAAGACAGCATGGGCGAATTGCAGGTACCAGCCGCTGCCCTTTACGCCGCCCAGACCCAACGCGCGGTCGAAAACTTCCCGATCAGCGGGCTGAAAATGCCACCGGCGTTCATCGCCGCGGTAGCGCTGATCAAGCGTTGCGCCGCTCGCGTAAACAAAAATCTAGGTCTTTTGGACGCCAGCATGGCCGAAGCAATCGAGCAAGCTGCGCAGGACATCATCGATGGACGCCACGCCGATCAATTTCCGGTTGATGTGTTTCAGACGGGCTCCGGGACGAGCACAAACATGAACGTCAACGAAGTGATCGCAACGCTCGCCTCGCGTAGTTGCGGGCGGAGCGTGAGCGCCAACGATCATGTCAACATGGGGCAAAGCAGCAATGACGTCATTCCCGCGGCGATCCACGTCAGTGCTGCGCTGGCCGTCAACGTCCGGCTCATTCCCGCGCTGGAGCATTTGCAAGCGGCCATCGCGTACAAGGCGCAGTCGCTCAAGGACGTCGTCAAGACCGGGCGCACCCATCTTATGGACGCCATGCCCATCACCCTGGGCCAAGAACTTTCTGCCTGGGCCTTGCAAGTCCAAAACGGCGTGGAGCGTCTACGCGCCGCCTTGCCGCGCATCTACAAACTCGCGTTGGGCGGCACCGCTGTCGGTACGGGTATCAACGCCCATCCGGAATTTGCGGCGAGGATAGCGGAAGCCCTCGCCGATGCCACAGGTCTGCCATTCGCGCCGAACGACTCGTTCTTCGAGAGCCTGAGTTGCCAGGACGCAGCCGTCGAATTGTCGGGCCAACTGAAAACTATCGCAGTCAGCCTCATGAAAATCGCCAACGATCTCCGCTGGATGAACTCCGGCCCTCTCGCAGGACTTGGGGAAATCGAACTGCCTGCGCTGCAGCCCGGCAGTTCCATCATGCCGGGCAAGGTCAACCCGGTGATTCCCGAGGCCGCATGCATGGTCGCGGCGCAGGTCATCGGCAACGACGCTACCATTACGGTTGCCGGCCAGTCCGGATCATTCCAATTGAACGTCATGCTGCCGGTAATCGCTTATAACTTGCTGCAAAGCATCGACTTGCTGGCAAACGTCTCTCATCAACTGGCGGACAAAGCCATCGCAGACTTTGTCGTTCGCGAAGACAATCTGAAAAAGGCCTTGGCACTCAACCCCATCCTGGTTACTGCGTTGAATCCCGTCATCGGCTACCTCAAGGCGGCCGAGATCGCCAAGGTGGCATACCGGCAGCAACGGCCGATCATCGACGTCGCCACCGAAATGACAGGGATTCCGCGCGCGGAACTGGAAGTCCTTTTAGATCCCGCGAAGCTGGCGAAAGGTGGCATACAGGGCTGA
- a CDS encoding ATP-binding protein: MDTHKQLIFGPFRLDAANAVLWRGAETVSLPPKVFALLHYLASNPGRLLTKDHLLDAVWRRRFVSESVLKGCVNELRKALADDPKSPIYIETVAKHGYRFIAEVKQVDGAETFVSGPLLPATGTISHGACPMPWVGRRSELAWLEARFERACQGERQIVFFTGEAGIGKTTLIDMFLSTVKHPHLGLLRARCVEQCGAGEAFMPLLEALEARCRESGGKRLIDHLRRCAPTWLMQMTSVLAAEEREKLGDEVLGATSGRMLREAAELIESLSAENPLILVIDDLHWSDHATVDLISLLGRRNTPAQLFVIATYRPVDVDLTRHPIKRIRQELQARSLCAELRLSGLAEDEIKEYLAVRYPEEAGHEALSSSLYRWTEGHPFFMVNLAAHLVDLGRLSADAGHFGSNLTIPDNLLEMLDAQIDRLSDAERHRLEVASVFGEEWSAALLAAVAGEDLATVEGCCDELSRRGQMLKSCGVDEWEEGVVAGRYGFRHSLYREVLYRRLSPGRRMQLHRATGERLERGYGEKSRFIAAELAMHFERGRLLSKAIAYLRSAAENAVRRYANREAIGYLTHALELSDSLPETERHTLAIELLIERGAVKRSMNDSDAAVADFSAARERASGAGLQFLELKAIVEESRVHYWKDRPRCLALMSEAVERAKALNDEMIEIRVRGSYAGWHLSLQDWSEHHIRDFQRALDLAQTTRNPELLHASLTLHSSFEYARAGYRSTIAVAEEGMAVAQTVGDALRYMICKALCIRSLIYLGEWGEARRHIDSGLQMAEKNDNVFAIIHFTLLLSWLHEQAFDYRGALNLCQAAMERMRDQRDLSNAFLGVIRLGWAHLGLRQNSEAFDSFRKGYHILEACQGLMDQYLMPLFHLGLGEYWFTQSEWKKAEEHAEKVCALSALPPDPTHRALGHRLLAETAIARKEMDRARTEIGHALSWLGKTEAPVAAWRVYATAAQVESVCGNSQVAATYRHRSAEILGRVVQSMDKTDRLRQSLLEHPLLADLAA, translated from the coding sequence ATGGATACTCACAAGCAATTGATATTTGGCCCCTTTCGGCTAGACGCGGCGAATGCGGTCTTGTGGCGAGGGGCAGAGACGGTGAGCTTGCCGCCCAAGGTCTTCGCGCTATTGCACTATCTGGCATCGAATCCAGGGCGATTATTGACTAAGGATCATTTGCTCGATGCCGTTTGGCGTCGCCGCTTCGTGAGCGAATCGGTCCTCAAAGGGTGCGTCAACGAACTACGCAAAGCCTTAGCGGATGATCCTAAATCGCCGATTTACATCGAAACGGTTGCGAAGCACGGCTATCGTTTTATCGCAGAGGTGAAGCAGGTAGACGGCGCGGAGACGTTCGTTTCGGGGCCGCTGTTACCGGCTACCGGTACGATCAGCCACGGCGCGTGCCCGATGCCCTGGGTAGGTCGGCGAAGCGAACTCGCCTGGCTGGAAGCTCGGTTTGAACGGGCCTGCCAAGGCGAGCGCCAGATCGTGTTTTTTACCGGCGAAGCGGGAATCGGCAAGACAACCTTGATCGATATGTTTCTGAGCACGGTCAAGCACCCGCATCTCGGACTCTTGCGCGCCCGCTGTGTTGAACAGTGCGGTGCGGGCGAGGCGTTCATGCCCTTGCTGGAAGCTTTGGAGGCAAGGTGCCGTGAGTCCGGCGGAAAGCGGCTAATCGACCATTTGCGTCGCTGTGCACCGACTTGGCTGATGCAGATGACATCGGTTTTGGCAGCCGAGGAGAGGGAAAAGCTCGGCGACGAGGTCCTCGGTGCGACGAGCGGTAGAATGCTCAGGGAAGCGGCGGAGTTGATCGAGAGCCTCAGCGCCGAAAATCCCTTGATCCTGGTGATCGACGATTTGCACTGGAGCGATCATGCCACGGTCGACTTGATTTCGTTGTTGGGACGCAGGAACACACCTGCCCAGCTTTTCGTGATCGCGACCTATCGACCAGTCGATGTCGACCTGACACGACACCCGATCAAGCGAATCAGGCAGGAGCTTCAGGCGCGCAGTTTGTGCGCGGAGCTGAGGCTGTCCGGCTTGGCCGAGGACGAAATCAAGGAATATTTGGCGGTACGCTATCCCGAAGAGGCCGGACACGAGGCTTTATCGTCCTCGCTCTACCGGTGGACCGAAGGTCATCCCTTTTTTATGGTCAACCTGGCTGCCCATCTGGTTGATTTGGGGCGATTGTCGGCGGATGCCGGCCATTTCGGTTCGAATCTGACGATTCCCGACAATCTTCTGGAAATGCTGGATGCGCAGATCGATCGGTTGAGCGATGCCGAGCGGCACCGGCTGGAAGTGGCAAGCGTGTTCGGCGAAGAGTGGTCTGCAGCACTGTTGGCGGCCGTAGCCGGCGAAGATCTGGCGACGGTCGAAGGGTGCTGTGACGAACTCAGCCGGCGCGGTCAGATGTTGAAATCGTGCGGCGTCGACGAATGGGAGGAAGGGGTGGTGGCGGGGCGCTACGGCTTCCGGCATTCGCTTTATCGCGAAGTCCTTTATCGCAGGCTCTCGCCCGGACGTCGAATGCAGTTGCATCGGGCTACCGGGGAGAGGCTTGAACGCGGTTACGGCGAAAAGTCACGATTCATCGCGGCGGAACTGGCGATGCACTTCGAACGAGGCCGACTGTTGTCGAAGGCCATCGCCTACCTGCGTTCAGCGGCGGAAAATGCCGTCCGCCGGTATGCCAATCGCGAAGCCATCGGCTACCTCACTCATGCGCTAGAACTGTCGGACTCGCTTCCGGAGACGGAACGGCACACCTTAGCCATCGAATTGTTAATCGAGCGGGGCGCTGTCAAGCGTTCGATGAACGATTCCGATGCTGCCGTCGCCGATTTTTCCGCTGCCCGGGAGCGCGCCTCTGGCGCGGGACTTCAGTTCTTGGAGCTTAAGGCCATCGTCGAAGAGAGCCGGGTTCATTACTGGAAGGACCGGCCACGCTGCCTGGCCTTGATGAGCGAGGCGGTGGAACGCGCCAAGGCGCTGAACGACGAGATGATCGAGATTCGAGTAAGAGGCTCCTATGCCGGATGGCATTTGTCTCTGCAGGACTGGAGCGAGCACCACATCCGGGATTTTCAGCGAGCTCTCGACTTGGCTCAGACAACGCGGAACCCAGAACTGTTACACGCCTCTTTGACCCTCCATTCCAGTTTCGAATACGCCAGGGCGGGCTACCGGTCGACGATCGCCGTCGCCGAGGAAGGAATGGCGGTCGCGCAAACTGTGGGAGACGCACTACGATACATGATTTGCAAGGCCTTATGCATCCGGTCGCTAATATACCTGGGCGAGTGGGGAGAGGCTCGGCGCCACATCGACAGTGGGTTGCAAATGGCGGAGAAGAACGACAATGTCTTTGCGATCATCCATTTCACTTTGCTCCTGAGCTGGCTACATGAGCAGGCGTTCGATTACCGGGGAGCGCTAAACCTTTGTCAAGCCGCCATGGAAAGGATGCGCGACCAGCGAGACTTGTCGAACGCATTCCTGGGCGTGATCCGCTTAGGCTGGGCCCACCTGGGTTTGAGGCAAAACTCAGAGGCCTTCGACTCCTTTCGTAAGGGTTACCACATTTTGGAAGCCTGCCAGGGCTTGATGGATCAGTACTTGATGCCGCTCTTTCATTTGGGGCTCGGCGAATACTGGTTTACCCAGAGTGAATGGAAAAAGGCGGAAGAGCATGCCGAGAAGGTTTGCGCTCTCTCCGCTCTCCCTCCCGATCCGACGCACCGGGCGTTGGGGCATCGTCTGTTGGCCGAAACGGCAATAGCGCGAAAGGAGATGGACAGGGCTCGTACGGAAATTGGACACGCATTGTCCTGGCTCGGCAAAACCGAGGCCCCGGTCGCCGCATGGCGCGTCTATGCGACTGCAGCGCAAGTAGAGAGTGTCTGCGGGAACTCTCAGGTGGCGGCAACGTACCGCCATCGAAGTGCGGAGATACTCGGACGCGTCGTGCAGTCCATGGATAAGACTGATCGCTTACGCCAGTCGCTGTTGGAACACCCGCTGTTGGCCGATCTTGCTGCGTGA
- the metH gene encoding methionine synthase, with the protein MSDLKARTALLRQLLSERILFLDGAMGTMIQSYQLAESDYRGDRFADWPKDLKGNNDLLCLTQPQIIRSIHDAYLEAGADIIETNTFNANRVSLADYGMEELVYELNVAATRLARESADDMARKTPDRPRFVAGVLGPTNRTASISPNVNDPGFRAVSFDDLVAAYYEATKGLVDGGADIILIETIFDTLNAKAAVFAVEQYCDDHGLRLPVMISGTITDASGRTLSGQTVEAFWNSLRHAQPISIGFNCALGAKQLRQYIEELSHIADSHVSAHPNAGLPNEFGEYDESPEAMAKEIAEWAEQGFLNIVGGCCGTRPPHIKAIHDAVEHFPPRRIPTIEPKCRLSGLEPLNIGPESLFVNVGERTNVTGSALFRRLIREEKYEQAIDIARQQVENGAQIIDVNMDEGMLDSKSAMVRFLNLIAAEPDIARVPVMLDSSKWEILEAGLKCLQGKGIVNSISLKEGEEAFIRQAKLARRYGAAIIVMAFDEQGQADTCERKVAICTRAYKILTEQVGFPAEDIIFDPNIFAVATGIEEHNRYGLDYIEAVRRIKETLPHALVSGGVSNVSFSFRGNNVVREAIHAVFLYHAIRAGMDMGIVNAGQLAIYEEIPTELRDAIEDVILARHPEATERLLAIAEKYRDEGGNQEKKEDLAWREWPVEKRLEHALVKGIDEFIEVDTEEARRQYGRPLHVIEGPLMQGMNVVGELFGAGKMFLPQVVKSARVMKKSVAYLTPFMEAEKVSGAAQSNGRILLATVKGDVHDIGKNIVGVVLQCNGFEVIDLGVMVPCEKILEAARENEVDIIGLSGLITPSLDEMVHVAKEMERQGFTLPLLIGGATTSRAHTAVKIEPNYSGPTVYVSDASRSVGVAGSLLSEDLRDNFIAQTRREYEEVRQRHAGRKTQQPMHGIANARANAFHGDWQHYVPPHPTFLGIRVFDRYPLRKLVDYIDWSPFFHTWELSGSYPKILDDDVVGEHARTLLRDAKSMLATLVEEEWLTARAVIGFFPANASGDDILLYTDDTRKETLAVLHHLRQQAAKPPGQPNYCLADFVAPIESGVPDYIGAFAVTAGHGIEEHLDRFAARHDDYSAIMLKALADRLAEAFAELMHLRVRREFWGYAPDERFSNEQLIAEAYRGIRPAPGYPACPDHTEKATLFRLLEAEKNAGIRLTDSFAMYPASSVSGWYFAHPAARYFNIGKIGRDQVEDYAERKGMMVRETERWLASLLAYEPD; encoded by the coding sequence ATGAGCGATTTGAAAGCCCGCACCGCACTACTCAGACAACTCCTTTCGGAAAGGATTCTGTTTTTGGACGGTGCGATGGGCACCATGATCCAAAGCTATCAGCTTGCCGAGAGCGATTATCGAGGCGACCGATTCGCCGACTGGCCTAAAGATCTCAAAGGCAACAACGATCTGCTCTGCCTCACTCAGCCGCAGATCATCCGGTCGATCCACGATGCTTATCTGGAAGCCGGTGCGGACATCATCGAGACCAACACCTTCAATGCCAACCGTGTCAGCCTGGCTGATTACGGCATGGAGGAACTCGTCTACGAGCTCAACGTAGCGGCGACCCGACTCGCTCGCGAGTCGGCCGATGACATGGCCCGGAAAACGCCCGATCGCCCGCGCTTTGTCGCGGGTGTCTTGGGGCCGACGAACCGCACCGCATCGATCTCTCCGAACGTCAACGATCCCGGCTTTCGCGCCGTCAGCTTCGACGATCTGGTTGCCGCTTACTACGAGGCCACCAAAGGTTTGGTCGACGGCGGAGCGGACATCATCCTTATCGAAACAATCTTCGATACCTTGAACGCGAAAGCCGCCGTGTTTGCCGTGGAACAGTACTGCGACGACCACGGGCTGCGTCTGCCGGTGATGATCTCCGGCACGATCACCGACGCCTCGGGGCGCACCCTGTCCGGACAGACCGTAGAAGCGTTCTGGAATTCGCTGCGCCACGCCCAGCCCATTTCCATAGGCTTCAACTGCGCGCTGGGCGCCAAACAACTCAGGCAGTACATCGAAGAGCTTTCGCACATCGCCGACAGCCATGTTTCGGCCCACCCCAACGCCGGGCTGCCCAATGAATTCGGCGAATACGACGAATCGCCCGAAGCCATGGCGAAGGAGATCGCCGAGTGGGCCGAACAGGGATTCTTGAACATCGTGGGCGGCTGCTGCGGCACCCGGCCGCCTCACATCAAGGCTATCCACGACGCCGTAGAGCATTTCCCGCCGCGGCGTATCCCGACCATCGAGCCGAAGTGCCGCTTGTCTGGGCTCGAGCCTCTGAACATTGGGCCGGAATCCCTGTTCGTCAACGTGGGCGAGCGCACCAATGTCACCGGCTCCGCGCTCTTTCGGCGCCTGATCCGTGAGGAGAAATACGAGCAAGCCATCGACATCGCCCGCCAACAAGTCGAGAACGGCGCGCAAATCATCGACGTCAACATGGACGAAGGCATGCTCGACTCAAAGAGCGCCATGGTCCGTTTCCTGAACCTGATCGCCGCCGAACCCGATATCGCCCGCGTGCCGGTGATGCTGGATTCGTCCAAATGGGAAATCCTGGAAGCGGGTCTCAAATGCCTGCAAGGAAAAGGCATCGTCAACTCGATTTCGCTCAAGGAAGGCGAAGAGGCCTTCATCCGTCAGGCCAAGCTGGCACGGCGCTACGGCGCCGCCATCATCGTCATGGCCTTCGACGAGCAGGGCCAGGCGGACACTTGCGAGCGTAAGGTGGCGATCTGTACCCGCGCCTACAAGATTCTCACCGAACAAGTCGGATTCCCGGCCGAGGACATCATCTTCGATCCCAATATCTTTGCCGTCGCTACCGGCATTGAGGAGCATAACCGGTATGGCCTCGACTACATCGAAGCCGTGCGCCGGATCAAGGAGACCCTGCCCCATGCCTTGGTGTCGGGTGGTGTTTCCAACGTGTCATTCTCCTTTCGGGGGAACAATGTGGTGCGGGAAGCCATCCATGCCGTGTTTCTTTATCACGCGATCCGCGCCGGCATGGATATGGGCATCGTTAATGCCGGCCAACTTGCCATCTACGAGGAGATTCCGACGGAACTTCGGGACGCGATCGAGGACGTGATTCTGGCGCGCCATCCGGAAGCGACGGAAAGGCTGCTTGCCATCGCCGAGAAATACCGGGATGAAGGAGGAAACCAGGAAAAGAAAGAGGATCTCGCCTGGCGAGAGTGGCCTGTCGAGAAACGCCTGGAACACGCTCTGGTCAAGGGTATCGACGAATTCATCGAAGTGGATACCGAGGAGGCCCGTCGTCAATATGGGCGACCGTTGCACGTCATCGAAGGTCCGCTCATGCAGGGCATGAATGTGGTCGGCGAACTTTTCGGCGCCGGCAAGATGTTTCTGCCGCAGGTGGTCAAATCCGCCAGGGTCATGAAGAAGTCGGTGGCTTATCTAACGCCGTTCATGGAAGCGGAAAAAGTCTCCGGCGCGGCTCAATCGAACGGCAGGATTCTCTTGGCCACGGTCAAGGGCGACGTGCACGACATCGGCAAGAATATCGTCGGTGTCGTGCTGCAATGCAACGGCTTCGAGGTGATCGATCTGGGGGTCATGGTGCCTTGCGAGAAGATCCTGGAAGCCGCACGTGAGAACGAGGTTGATATCATCGGGCTGTCCGGCCTGATCACTCCTTCCCTAGATGAAATGGTCCATGTGGCCAAAGAAATGGAGCGGCAGGGATTCACCCTGCCTCTTCTGATCGGAGGCGCGACCACCTCGCGCGCCCATACCGCGGTTAAGATCGAACCGAATTACAGCGGTCCCACGGTTTACGTCTCGGACGCATCGCGCAGCGTTGGGGTCGCCGGAAGCCTTCTGAGCGAGGACTTGCGGGATAATTTCATCGCGCAGACCCGGCGCGAATACGAAGAGGTGCGCCAACGTCACGCGGGGCGTAAGACACAGCAGCCAATGCACGGGATCGCCAACGCGCGCGCCAACGCCTTTCACGGCGATTGGCAGCATTACGTGCCGCCGCACCCGACGTTCTTGGGTATTCGGGTATTCGACCGCTATCCTTTGCGGAAGCTCGTCGACTATATCGATTGGTCGCCGTTTTTCCACACCTGGGAGTTGTCCGGCAGCTACCCGAAGATTCTTGATGACGACGTGGTCGGGGAACATGCGCGCACGCTGCTCAGGGATGCCAAGAGCATGCTCGCGACCCTAGTCGAGGAAGAATGGCTGACCGCCCGGGCGGTCATCGGATTCTTCCCGGCGAATGCATCGGGCGACGACATCCTGCTCTATACCGATGATACGCGGAAGGAAACTCTTGCGGTTCTACACCACTTGCGCCAGCAGGCAGCGAAACCGCCTGGCCAGCCCAATTATTGTCTAGCCGATTTCGTGGCACCGATCGAAAGCGGCGTGCCGGATTATATCGGCGCCTTCGCCGTGACGGCGGGCCACGGTATCGAAGAACATCTCGACCGTTTCGCCGCGCGTCACGACGACTACAGCGCCATCATGCTCAAAGCCCTGGCCGATCGTTTGGCCGAAGCCTTTGCTGAACTGATGCACCTTCGGGTCCGACGTGAGTTCTGGGGCTATGCACCGGACGAGCGCTTCAGCAATGAGCAGCTGATTGCCGAAGCCTATCGGGGTATCCGCCCAGCTCCAGGCTATCCCGCTTGTCCCGATCACACCGAGAAAGCCACGCTATTCCGGTTGTTGGAGGCGGAAAAGAACGCTGGTATCCGCTTGACGGATTCCTTTGCGATGTATCCTGCCTCTTCCGTCAGCGGCTGGTATTTCGCCCATCCGGCGGCGCGGTATTTCAATATCGGCAAGATCGGCCGCGATCAGGTAGAAGACTATGCGGAGCGGAAAGGCATGATGGTTCGGGAAACCGAACGGTGGCTGGCATCGCTGTTGGCCTACGAACCAGATTGA
- a CDS encoding TonB-dependent receptor plug domain-containing protein: MTELRIQASAWKLIGPLAALLVFRTPFTSPQTDVIELPQLTIIAGSEQRQTTDEFSQALANNVTFRTRSELESSQYSNINNFLRGTPGISVFRGSEGRGVGLRVRGVSAAQGVVTFDGVPLLTALPGLSWLDTIPAEALGSVSVVLGSGHAYYSGQGIAGSIHLNSKRALENYGLAHVEGGSFGTFRTTLSGGLKTTRADLSVTGSRVNQFDGAYDAIPNRGNPERDPFGSTLGIARYGARLTPDLSVNGSLLYKDSWQDADLPSVTPTGLPTFVDSATTEFHERLWLTQHTASARLTENWTTQLQLAYTENDIAARAGRLSVSFRSQLMFADWRNVQILSDDPLRQQYWRLVWGGQARYERGENNHILLPSPSLDERKTVTGFAELQADLGRWHHEAGIRFEHHDDYGSHTLLHFGSRWDPSPALSLRAKAGTGFRAPSYGELLIPLLSNPALEPEKGLTADIGFDWTPTRDLRFSLTGYYGRYNDLLTSQVAVGRFVGVSRIARRQYSRSPVDFTSRRGAFCRAQQHTAGAHRRSGGFDRSPLVGTNPKRFGFHISIQSQSRY; the protein is encoded by the coding sequence ATGACGGAACTCAGGATTCAGGCCAGTGCGTGGAAACTGATCGGCCCCCTGGCGGCCTTGCTGGTCTTCCGAACACCGTTCACGTCGCCGCAGACGGACGTAATAGAACTCCCTCAACTAACCATAATCGCCGGGTCGGAACAACGTCAGACCACCGATGAGTTCTCGCAAGCGCTCGCGAACAACGTCACCTTCCGAACTCGGAGCGAATTGGAAAGCTCACAATACAGCAACATCAACAATTTCCTGCGTGGGACACCGGGCATTTCGGTTTTCCGCGGCAGCGAGGGCCGCGGTGTGGGATTGAGGGTGAGGGGCGTGTCTGCCGCGCAAGGCGTGGTGACTTTTGACGGCGTGCCCTTGTTGACGGCGCTTCCAGGTCTGAGTTGGCTGGATACCATTCCCGCCGAAGCGTTGGGCAGCGTCAGCGTGGTTCTCGGTTCCGGTCACGCCTACTATAGCGGCCAAGGCATTGCTGGCAGCATCCACTTGAACTCAAAACGGGCCTTGGAAAATTACGGCTTGGCGCACGTCGAAGGAGGCAGCTTCGGAACCTTCCGCACGACGCTGAGCGGAGGCTTGAAGACTACGCGCGCCGATCTTTCCGTTACGGGAAGCCGGGTGAATCAGTTCGACGGAGCCTATGACGCCATACCGAACCGGGGGAATCCGGAGCGGGATCCGTTCGGCAGCACCCTGGGGATTGCACGGTACGGTGCGCGGCTTACGCCGGATCTGTCCGTGAACGGCAGTCTGCTCTACAAAGATTCCTGGCAGGACGCGGACCTCCCGAGCGTGACCCCAACCGGCCTTCCTACGTTTGTCGACAGTGCGACGACGGAGTTTCATGAACGACTGTGGCTGACGCAGCACACCGCTTCCGCGCGCCTGACCGAGAACTGGACCACCCAACTGCAGTTGGCCTATACCGAGAACGACATCGCCGCTCGAGCAGGCCGTCTGTCAGTCAGCTTTCGCAGCCAATTGATGTTCGCCGACTGGCGCAATGTGCAAATCCTGTCCGACGATCCGTTGCGCCAGCAGTACTGGCGACTGGTGTGGGGCGGACAGGCGCGTTATGAGCGCGGCGAAAACAATCACATCCTACTGCCGTCGCCTTCTCTCGATGAGCGAAAGACCGTTACCGGATTCGCCGAATTGCAAGCCGATCTCGGAAGATGGCATCACGAAGCCGGCATCCGGTTTGAACACCACGACGACTACGGCTCGCACACATTGCTGCACTTCGGATCGCGTTGGGATCCTTCACCGGCTTTAAGTCTAAGAGCGAAGGCGGGAACCGGATTTCGCGCCCCGAGCTACGGCGAACTGCTAATACCACTCTTGAGCAATCCCGCGCTCGAACCGGAGAAAGGACTAACGGCCGATATCGGGTTCGATTGGACACCTACTCGCGACTTGCGCTTCTCCCTGACCGGCTATTACGGTCGTTATAACGACCTGTTGACTTCACAAGTCGCCGTGGGGCGTTTTGTCGGTGTTTCGAGGATCGCCAGACGCCAGTATTCGCGTTCCCCTGTTGACTTCACAAGTCGCCGTGGGGCGTTTTGTCGGGCTCAGCAACACACCGCGGGCGCGCATCGCCGGAGCGGAGGCTTCGATCGAAGTCCTTTGGTCGGAACGAATCCAAAGCGGTTTGGATTTCACATATCAATACAGTCGCAATCTAGATACTGA
- a CDS encoding TonB-dependent receptor domain-containing protein — translation MAGAEASIEVLWSERIQSGLDFTYQYSRNLDTDRPLPVHPEKAGRLWTQWTLNSLPLTLRVNGIYQGSQWNNSAATLATDDTVRVDAIATYRALPKLDLYVRGENITNNRTGGFYARYTPGITVFGGIHLAF, via the coding sequence ATCGCCGGAGCGGAGGCTTCGATCGAAGTCCTTTGGTCGGAACGAATCCAAAGCGGTTTGGATTTCACATATCAATACAGTCGCAATCTAGATACTGACCGGCCTTTGCCGGTGCACCCCGAAAAAGCTGGCCGCCTCTGGACGCAATGGACTTTGAACTCCCTGCCGTTGACCCTGCGCGTTAATGGCATTTATCAAGGCTCGCAGTGGAACAACAGCGCCGCGACCTTGGCAACCGACGACACCGTTCGCGTCGATGCCATCGCCACTTATCGCGCGTTACCGAAATTGGATCTTTATGTGCGCGGCGAAAATATCACCAACAATCGAACCGGCGGTTTTTACGCGCGCTACACCCCAGGCATCACGGTATTCGGAGGAATTCACTTGGCATTCTGA
- a CDS encoding DUF2970 domain-containing protein, with translation MSSGEPDPNKPSVFQVIASVIAAAFGVQSSANRERDFAAGSAKSYIIGGVIFTVLFVAAIIFIVNMVIKSAGT, from the coding sequence ATGAGTTCCGGTGAACCAGATCCCAATAAACCTAGTGTGTTCCAAGTGATCGCCAGTGTGATCGCGGCCGCTTTTGGCGTCCAAAGCTCGGCCAATCGGGAGCGCGATTTCGCAGCCGGTTCGGCCAAGTCTTACATCATTGGTGGCGTCATTTTTACAGTACTGTTCGTGGCGGCCATCATTTTCATAGTCAACATGGTAATCAAGTCCGCCGGGACCTAG